One window of the Methanocaldococcus vulcanius M7 genome contains the following:
- the leuS gene encoding leucine--tRNA ligase: protein MSVDFKKIEKKWQEKWEKARLFEANPDEREKFFITAAFPYLNGVLHAGHLRTFTIPEVVARFQRMKNRNVLWTFGYHVTGTPILGLAELIKNRDEKTIWAYTQLHGIPEEDLLELTTPEKIVEYFSKKAEEAFKRMGFSLDWRRNFKTSDEVFTKFIEWQFHKLKEKGLIVKGSHPVRYCPSCDNPVEDHDILIGENATLVEYTLIKFTTGDNCIMPMATLRPETVFGVTNVWINPEATYVKAKVYLEKETDEGIKLIDNGIWIMAKECAEKLKHQNRKIEIIEEFKGEKLVGKKVKNPITGKEVPILPAKFVKTNIGTGCVMSVPAHAPYDYIALRDLGLVDKIGLISLIKLPNYGKFPAKEIVEKMGIKSQEEEDKLEEATKKIYKEEFHKGVLNENCIGYEGLAVKEVKDKLTKDLIEKGLAEIMYEFSEEKVVCRCGAPCMVKMVKGQWFIKYSDEKWKELAHKCIDRMKFIPENLRQVFHEKIDWMKDKACVRRRGLGTKFPFEEGWVIESLSDSTIYPAYYTIAKYINQYNIKPEQLTLTLFDYVFLGKGNIDDIEKETGISKDIIKNMREEFLYYYPVDWRCSAKDLIPNHLTFYIFNHVAIFPEEHWPRGIVVNGYVTIEGKKLSKSKGPVLPVLEVAEKFGADVGRFYITTCAELPQDADIKFKEMENTKKVLERIYFLTKEVADRKKTEKVKEELTYIDQWLLSVLNRAIKQYSEFMDNFELRKAGILIYQLLDNLKWYKRRGGDNLNVLEEFLEVLIKLMCPFTPHICEEMWEILGKEGFVSISKFPDVNEDLINEEIEKGEEYLKAIMEDIKEIINVAKVKPKKIYLYTADDWKYDLLKIIKENEGKTIKELMPIIMKDSKFRKYGKEIPKVVNQLIKNNSELINEVKVLENAKEFLKKEFDVEDVIINGEDKAKKKRHALPFKPAIYLE from the coding sequence ATGAGCGTTGATTTTAAAAAAATAGAAAAAAAATGGCAGGAAAAGTGGGAAAAAGCAAGATTATTTGAAGCAAATCCGGATGAAAGAGAAAAATTTTTTATAACAGCTGCTTTTCCTTATCTAAATGGTGTTTTACATGCAGGACATTTAAGAACATTTACAATCCCTGAAGTTGTTGCAAGATTTCAAAGAATGAAAAATAGAAATGTTCTATGGACGTTTGGTTATCACGTTACTGGAACTCCAATCTTGGGTTTGGCTGAATTGATAAAAAATAGGGATGAAAAAACCATTTGGGCTTATACTCAATTGCACGGAATTCCAGAGGAAGATCTTCTCGAATTAACAACCCCTGAGAAGATAGTGGAATACTTCTCAAAAAAAGCAGAAGAGGCATTTAAAAGAATGGGATTTAGTTTGGATTGGAGGAGAAATTTCAAAACAAGTGATGAAGTGTTTACCAAATTTATTGAGTGGCAATTCCATAAACTGAAAGAAAAAGGTTTAATCGTTAAGGGGTCTCATCCAGTTAGATACTGTCCAAGTTGCGATAATCCAGTAGAAGATCACGATATTTTAATAGGAGAAAACGCTACGCTGGTTGAATACACGTTAATAAAATTTACAACAGGAGATAATTGCATAATGCCAATGGCTACTTTGAGACCTGAGACGGTCTTTGGAGTAACAAACGTTTGGATTAATCCTGAAGCGACTTATGTGAAAGCAAAGGTCTATTTAGAGAAAGAGACAGATGAAGGTATTAAATTAATCGATAATGGAATATGGATAATGGCCAAGGAGTGTGCTGAAAAACTAAAACATCAGAATAGGAAAATTGAAATTATCGAAGAATTTAAAGGAGAAAAACTCGTAGGAAAAAAAGTCAAAAATCCAATTACTGGAAAAGAAGTTCCTATACTACCCGCTAAGTTTGTAAAAACCAATATTGGAACTGGCTGTGTTATGTCAGTTCCTGCTCATGCACCATACGATTACATTGCATTAAGGGATTTAGGTTTAGTTGATAAAATTGGACTTATTTCTCTAATAAAGCTTCCAAATTATGGAAAGTTTCCTGCAAAAGAGATTGTTGAAAAGATGGGGATAAAAAGTCAGGAAGAAGAGGATAAATTGGAAGAAGCAACTAAGAAAATTTATAAAGAAGAATTCCATAAGGGGGTTTTAAATGAAAATTGTATCGGTTATGAAGGACTCGCTGTAAAGGAAGTTAAAGATAAACTAACAAAAGACCTAATTGAAAAAGGTCTCGCAGAGATAATGTATGAATTTAGCGAAGAAAAGGTTGTTTGCAGATGTGGGGCTCCGTGCATGGTGAAGATGGTTAAAGGGCAGTGGTTTATTAAATATTCAGACGAAAAATGGAAAGAATTAGCGCATAAATGTATTGATAGGATGAAATTTATCCCAGAAAATTTAAGGCAGGTCTTTCATGAAAAGATCGATTGGATGAAAGACAAGGCATGTGTTAGAAGAAGGGGCTTAGGGACTAAGTTCCCATTTGAAGAGGGCTGGGTTATAGAATCATTATCTGATTCAACGATATATCCTGCTTATTACACTATTGCTAAATATATAAATCAATACAACATAAAACCTGAACAACTGACCTTAACTTTATTTGACTATGTATTTTTAGGAAAAGGGAATATTGATGATATTGAAAAAGAAACAGGAATATCAAAGGATATTATAAAAAACATGAGGGAGGAGTTTCTTTATTACTATCCAGTCGATTGGAGATGCTCAGCCAAGGACTTAATTCCAAACCATTTAACCTTCTATATATTCAATCATGTGGCAATATTTCCAGAGGAACACTGGCCGAGAGGAATAGTGGTTAACGGTTATGTTACAATTGAGGGTAAAAAACTCTCTAAATCGAAAGGTCCTGTATTGCCCGTCTTAGAGGTTGCTGAAAAGTTTGGAGCAGATGTGGGAAGGTTTTACATAACAACATGTGCAGAACTTCCTCAAGATGCAGATATAAAATTCAAAGAGATGGAAAATACAAAAAAGGTTTTAGAAAGGATTTATTTCTTAACAAAAGAAGTTGCAGATAGGAAAAAAACAGAAAAAGTTAAAGAGGAATTAACATATATCGATCAGTGGTTGCTAAGTGTTTTAAATAGAGCAATAAAACAGTATAGTGAATTTATGGACAACTTTGAACTTAGAAAAGCAGGTATTTTAATTTATCAACTACTGGATAACTTAAAATGGTATAAAAGAAGAGGAGGGGATAATTTAAACGTTTTAGAAGAATTTTTGGAAGTTTTAATTAAGTTAATGTGTCCATTTACTCCCCATATATGTGAAGAGATGTGGGAGATCTTAGGAAAAGAGGGCTTTGTTTCCATCTCTAAATTCCCAGATGTTAATGAGGACTTAATAAATGAAGAAATAGAAAAGGGAGAGGAGTATTTAAAGGCAATTATGGAAGATATAAAAGAAATAATAAACGTTGCTAAGGTTAAACCAAAAAAAATATATTTATACACTGCTGATGATTGGAAATATGATCTATTGAAAATAATAAAAGAAAACGAAGGAAAAACCATTAAAGAATTAATGCCGATTATTATGAAAGATAGCAAATTTAGAAAATATGGAAAAGAAATTCCAAAAGTAGTTAATCAACTAATAAAAAACAATTCTGAATTAATTAACGAAGTTAAAGTATTAGAAAATGCTAAGGAATTTTTAAAGAAAGAATTTGATGTTGAAGATGTGATAATAAATGGGGAAGATAAGGCAAAGAAAAAAAGACATGCACTTCCGTTTAAACCCGCTATTTACTTAGAATAG
- a CDS encoding ADP-ribosylglycohydrolase family protein, with protein MNEFKDKVFGSVFGAVIGDALGMPTENLTRDEIKTLYGFVDDYVEPKNYLSGKLEKGEWTDDTEQAICVINSIDMDGVDIEKFAKCLIEWAKKNPPDIGLTSLTAIEKLKNNDYSGVDSSSCGAAMRAYPLGLVFYDDHKKLKEEVIKISKITHNNPTAIAGSLSIAFFVSKALIGRKDVDLLEECCNFIKDVDESFSKRILEIKHFINKEFEEAFDHFGTGVKTEEVVPSAIASYLITDNFEDGMLACVNAGRDTDSLASMYGAISGAFFGFKSIPKRWIYGLKHKDMIFTLAEKLSSILEKRRKLK; from the coding sequence ATGAACGAGTTTAAAGACAAAGTATTTGGATCCGTTTTTGGAGCAGTTATTGGAGATGCCTTGGGAATGCCAACTGAAAATCTAACCCGAGATGAAATAAAAACCCTTTATGGATTTGTAGACGATTACGTAGAACCAAAAAATTATTTATCTGGAAAATTGGAAAAAGGAGAGTGGACTGATGATACAGAACAGGCAATCTGTGTTATAAACTCAATAGATATGGATGGTGTAGATATTGAAAAATTTGCTAAATGCCTGATCGAATGGGCTAAAAAGAATCCTCCCGATATTGGGTTAACATCTTTAACAGCAATAGAGAAATTAAAAAATAATGATTATTCTGGAGTTGATAGTAGTAGTTGTGGAGCAGCAATGAGAGCTTACCCCCTTGGTTTAGTGTTTTATGATGATCATAAAAAGTTAAAGGAGGAGGTTATAAAAATATCAAAGATAACGCATAATAATCCTACAGCAATTGCAGGATCTTTATCTATTGCATTTTTTGTTAGTAAAGCGTTGATAGGTAGAAAGGATGTTGATCTTTTAGAGGAGTGCTGTAATTTCATAAAAGATGTTGATGAGAGTTTTTCAAAAAGGATTTTAGAGATAAAACATTTCATAAATAAGGAATTTGAAGAGGCGTTTGATCATTTTGGAACTGGTGTAAAAACTGAGGAGGTTGTTCCATCTGCAATAGCTTCTTATCTTATAACCGATAATTTTGAAGACGGAATGCTTGCATGTGTAAATGCAGGTAGGGATACTGATAGCTTAGCTTCAATGTATGGAGCAATTTCTGGAGCATTTTTTGGATTTAAAAGTATTCCAAAAAGATGGATCTACGGATTAAAACATAAAGATATGATTTTTACATTGGCAGAGAAATTATCTTCAATATTAGAAAAAAGAAGGAAATTAAAATAG
- a CDS encoding archaellin/type IV pilin N-terminal domain-containing protein: MFDFLKNKKALSPILALLIVLGVTIVVGAVFYAWGNGLFSSSQQKTQGALEGTTSNMFYDANAIRVSATCINNIKHQEVDDDSSWLGFPAGNGYIGIPSTSSWGSNAVYNTKYGTVFYDERFIVQIPVTIDTQDYKLTGVKVIGGTPEIVNMGGTYTTAFKNSDVKFYSYWLHLNDNYQLLDKNGNVFVGYINSSGMYEVSSGYVVAWNQTRDTYGELSSKVGVLNESQWTAVDSTTGIAPILETTWPMNDTACSNVKLYTASGEEFKPAFGNGTLVATWFLKPKALDSLFNNPEYVIGTLQKNSETTVNTYLFFNTIKLPNYKGTTNDGWMTFEVPLKVTSNEGVSKVVKVEFTVYDN; encoded by the coding sequence ATGTTCGACTTCTTAAAGAATAAAAAGGCACTATCTCCAATACTTGCCCTACTAATAGTGTTAGGAGTTACAATAGTTGTAGGAGCAGTATTCTACGCATGGGGTAATGGATTGTTTAGCAGTAGTCAGCAAAAAACCCAGGGAGCTCTTGAAGGCACTACATCAAATATGTTCTATGATGCAAATGCAATCAGGGTCTCTGCAACGTGTATAAACAATATAAAACATCAAGAAGTTGATGATGACAGTTCTTGGCTTGGATTCCCAGCAGGTAATGGATACATTGGGATTCCTTCAACAAGTTCATGGGGCTCAAACGCAGTATATAACACCAAATATGGAACTGTATTTTATGATGAGAGATTTATCGTTCAAATACCTGTAACTATTGATACACAAGATTACAAATTAACAGGCGTTAAAGTCATTGGAGGAACTCCAGAGATAGTGAATATGGGAGGAACATATACAACCGCGTTTAAAAATAGTGATGTAAAGTTCTATTCCTACTGGCTACATTTAAATGATAACTATCAACTACTTGATAAGAATGGAAACGTGTTTGTAGGTTATATAAACTCTTCAGGCATGTATGAAGTTTCAAGTGGTTATGTAGTTGCATGGAATCAAACAAGAGATACCTATGGAGAATTATCTTCAAAAGTAGGAGTTTTAAATGAATCCCAGTGGACTGCAGTAGATTCTACTACAGGAATAGCTCCAATATTAGAAACCACGTGGCCAATGAATGATACTGCTTGTAGTAATGTTAAATTGTATACTGCAAGTGGAGAAGAGTTTAAACCAGCATTTGGAAACGGAACATTAGTAGCAACATGGTTCCTTAAACCAAAAGCGTTGGATTCATTATTTAACAATCCAGAATATGTTATAGGAACCTTACAGAAAAATTCAGAGACAACGGTAAATACTTACCTATTCTTCAACACCATAAAATTACCAAACTATAAAGGAACCACAAATGATGGATGGATGACCTTTGAAGTTCCATTAAAAGTTACATCAAATGAAGGTGTAAGTAAAGTAGTAAAAGTTGAATTCACTGTCTATGACAACTAA
- a CDS encoding CBS domain-containing protein codes for MLSEPVKEIMTREVVTVSPDTPVSKALGIMEENGFHHLIVVDKKDGKEEYYLISMRDLLLASSTDEEVRSLMYKAHCIHEDTPVLDAVCEMLDSGQRAAPIVNNVGKMVGIITDYDIMARVARSKIMKDTKVTKIMTRNVITINENDSIGKARALMRDNNIGRLVVVDDEGNPVGMVTEVDILKKVFKPKRKMTAGDFKGEKVPRMGQPVKLIMNTPLITIDADASAADAARVMQEYDIRGVPVVKGKSLKGIVTRLDIIKYIAELKKGAMIEIELHGTLDPEFKDLAERIIATEVKKMVKHAGRIHWIKITIKKDRDKGGVPYYRITTYVKTPNKLYVGEGRPKASLPNKLEAEGEDIAYVSEHERWEFIDVLKESLDSVLRQLEADFDKYHPKHSGKLIKGQIPEEFNPEEFKKEE; via the coding sequence ATGTTGAGTGAACCAGTAAAAGAGATAATGACGAGAGAGGTTGTTACAGTAAGCCCTGATACTCCTGTTTCAAAAGCACTCGGAATTATGGAGGAAAATGGATTTCATCATTTAATCGTTGTGGATAAAAAAGATGGTAAGGAGGAGTATTATTTAATAAGCATGAGAGATCTATTATTGGCCTCATCAACAGACGAAGAAGTTAGATCACTCATGTATAAAGCACACTGCATTCATGAAGACACACCTGTTTTAGATGCAGTTTGCGAGATGTTAGATAGTGGACAAAGAGCAGCCCCAATAGTCAATAATGTTGGAAAGATGGTTGGAATTATAACAGATTATGACATAATGGCAAGAGTTGCGAGATCTAAAATAATGAAAGACACAAAAGTTACCAAGATAATGACAAGAAACGTAATAACCATTAATGAAAACGACTCTATAGGAAAGGCGAGAGCGTTAATGAGAGATAATAACATAGGAAGATTGGTCGTTGTAGATGACGAAGGTAATCCTGTTGGAATGGTTACGGAAGTAGATATATTAAAAAAGGTCTTTAAACCAAAGAGAAAAATGACTGCTGGGGACTTTAAAGGTGAGAAGGTTCCAAGAATGGGACAACCAGTTAAGTTGATCATGAACACTCCACTGATAACAATAGATGCTGATGCAAGTGCTGCTGATGCTGCAAGAGTTATGCAAGAGTATGATATTAGAGGAGTGCCTGTTGTTAAAGGAAAATCATTAAAAGGGATCGTAACAAGATTGGATATTATTAAGTATATTGCTGAATTGAAAAAAGGAGCCATGATTGAAATTGAATTGCACGGGACATTAGATCCTGAATTTAAAGATCTTGCTGAGAGAATTATCGCAACAGAAGTTAAAAAGATGGTTAAACACGCTGGAAGGATACACTGGATAAAGATAACAATTAAAAAAGACAGGGACAAAGGAGGAGTTCCATATTACAGAATAACAACCTATGTTAAAACACCAAACAAGTTATATGTTGGAGAGGGTAGGCCAAAGGCCTCATTACCAAATAAATTGGAAGCGGAAGGAGAAGATATTGCCTACGTTTCTGAGCATGAGAGATGGGAGTTTATTGATGTTTTGAAAGAATCACTGGACTCAGTATTAAGACAGTTAGAGGCGGACTTTGATAAATATCATCCGAAACATAGCGGAAAGTTAATTAAAGGCCAAATTCCAGAAGAATTCAATCCAGAAGAGTTTAAAAAGGAGGAATAA